In Musa acuminata AAA Group cultivar baxijiao chromosome BXJ2-3, Cavendish_Baxijiao_AAA, whole genome shotgun sequence, the following proteins share a genomic window:
- the LOC103979986 gene encoding protein TIC 21, chloroplastic, producing MQALLRPPVRSTAAQLLPLASSSSPPLPPRRTGTLGFTTPLYHRRPDLSSAPSKTLSPSPALAFPVFPSPFPEPKRRILVKAASSFPSSDEESERAKLAQVSKRLENTSRYFKRLGSLGFWGQLVCTVVAAVILSFSTVVTGKITSPVTFYTTAGGIAAAFISVFWSFGYIRLSDRLRRTANEPAKAPPRADVVKTLKNGIVLNLLGMGAAILGMQATVGLLVAKALTTSAVPYYQGISPGQSPVLALDVFLVQASANTILSHFLGLVFSLELLRAVTLPNLEAVPIPKAA from the exons ATGCAGGCGCTGCTACGCCCACCGGTTCGTTCCACCGCCGCCCAGCTGCTCCCGCTGGCCTCATCCTCCTCGCCCCCGCTTCCGCCTCGTCGTACCGGAACCCTCGGCTTCACTACCCCTCTGTACCATCGCCGCCCAGATCTCTCATCTGCTCCCTCCAAAACCCTATCCCCTTCCCCTGCCCTCGCTTTCCCTGTCTTCCCATCTCCTTTCCCCGAGCCTAAGCGCCGGATCTTGGTAAAAGCGGCCTCGAGTTTCCCTTCCTCCGATGAAGAATCCGAGAGGGCAAAGCTCGCGCAG GTCTCCAAGAGATTAGAGAACACCTCTAGATACTTTAAGCGGTTGGGAAGTCTAGGATTCTGGGGGCAGTTAGTGTGCACTGTTGTGGCTGCTGTTATTTTATCGTTCTCCACAGTTGTCACTGGGAAGATCACCTCACCGGTTACATTTTATACGACTGCTGGTGGTATTGCAGCTGCATTTATTTCTGTCTTCTGGTCATTTGGTTACATAAGACTATCAGATAGACTCCGGAGAACAGCTAATGAACCTGCAAag GCTCCTCCACGAGCTGACGTGGTAAAGACCTTAAAAAATGGTATAGTGTTAAATCTTCTGGGTATGGGTGCTGCAATTCTGGGCATGCAAGCAACCGTCGGTTTACTGGTTGCAAAGGCGCTTACTACCTCAGCGGTTCCTTACTACCAGGGGATATCCCCTGGTCAGAGTCCTGTGTTGGCCTTGGATGTGTTCCTAGTGCAG GCTTCAGCCAACACTATCCTTTCGCATTTCTTGGGGCTTGTCTTCTCATTGGAACTGCTGCGCGCGGTGACGCTGCCAAATCTGGAAGCTGTTCCCATACCCAAAGCTGCTTAG
- the LOC103979985 gene encoding probable LRR receptor-like serine/threonine-protein kinase At4g37250: MSPRSIGRCSLLLSSVLLLFELVLGLNQDGVLLLQFKYSVLSDPLTALGDWNYDDTSPCSWNGVVCMGLPEESTGAQASTTSRVIGLVLPDSQLVGSIPPELGLVEHLRHLDLSGNALNGTLPPSIFNASELQVLSLADNAISGELPELDGRMNGLQVLNLSGNALVGAVPAGLALLPNLTVVALAGNYHSGELPGGGLGLVEYLDLSSNLINGSLPPDLGGKMVRYMNLSHNRIAGAIPRELTSIIPANATVDLAFNDLTGEIPQTEAFASQKPTAFAGNHDLCGKPLENLCSIPSTLSESPPAFAAMPKNAAVGTSPSDSGHGQGGLRPAAIIAIAVGDVIGIGILFAVFYYVFQVKKRNRLQHQQMKRVGAIGGTKEQPPTSSKSKGFGGLSCCLRKKGDEEDDSEETSESSASSETEADEEAQQKGGKDEGGGRTPTQHKQQEATLVTVDGDTELELETLLKASAYILGATGSSIVYKAVLADGTALAVRRIGESSVIDKLKDFDAQVRGIARFRHPNLLRLRGFYWGADEKLLIHDYAPNGSIANISFTKKLGSSPFHLSWESRLRIARGVARGLAYLHEKKAVHGNMKPSNILLDADMEPKISDFGLDRLTSGGGGGYRLGTSSRQFGSNRSVQSQSSLPDLSPPAAGASPCGSSSALAIASAAPYQAPESLKNLKPSAKWDVYAFGMVLLELLAGRVLSEVELGQWNAGFVAEERGRMLRMTDPALRGEVEGKEEAMLSCFKLGFACCAVAPQRRPSMKDAVQVLEKIPSSSSS, from the exons ATGAGCCCACGAAGCATCGGACGCTGTTCCTTGTTGCTGTCTTCTGTCCTGCTGTTGTTTGAGCTGGTGTTGGGTCTGAACCAGGACGGAGTGCTGCTGCTACAGTTCAAGTACTCCGTCCTCTCCGACCCCCTCACCGCACTCGGGGACTGGAACTATGACGATACTTCGCCGTGTTCATGGAATGGGGTCGTGTGCATGGGCTTGCCGGAGGAAAGCACTGGTGCTCAGGCATCAACCACTTCCAGGGTGATAGGCTTGGTTCTTCCCGATTCCCAGCTCGTGGGCAGCATTCCGCCGGAGCTTGGCCTCGTCGAGCACCTCCGCCACCTCGACCTCTCCGGAAACGCCCTCAACGGCACCCTCCCACCCTCCATCTTCAACGCGTCGGAGCTGCAGGTGTTGTCGTTGGCCGACAACGCGATTTCCGGCGAGCTCCCCGAGCTCGACGGCCGCATGAACGGCCTCCAGGTGCTGAATCTCTCCGGCAACGCGTTGGTGGGCGCAGTGCCGGCCGGTCTCGCTCTTCTTCCGAACCTCACCGTCGTCGCCCTCGCCGGTAATTACCACTCCGGCGAGCTCCCGGGAGGCGGGTTGGGCCTGGTGGAGTACCTGGACTTGAGTTCCAACCTCATCAATGGTTCTCTGCCGCCGGATCTCGGCGGGAAAATGGTCCGGTACATGAACTTGTCTCACAACCGGATCGCCGGCGCGATCCCGCGGGAATTGACGTCGATAATTCCAGCCAATGCCACTGTGGACCTCGCATTCAATGATCTCACCGGAGAGATCCCACAGACCGAAGCTTTCGCCTCGCAGAAACCGACAGCGTTTGCCGGGAATCATGATCTTTGCGGGAAGCCGCTCGAGAATCTCTGCTCGATTCCTTCCACGCTTTCCGAGTCTCCTCCGGCCTTTGCGGCGATGCCCAAGAACGCGGCCGTGGGGACTTCCCCGTCCGACAGCGGGCACGGGCAGGGAGGCCTTCGACCGGCTGCAATTATCGCGATAGCCGTCGGAGATGTCATCGGAATCGGAATTCTCTTCGCAGTGTTTTACTATGTATTCCAAGTGAAGAAGAGGAATAGACTGCAGCATCAGCAGATGAAACGAGTCGGAGCCATTGGCGGGACGAAGGAACAGCCACCAACGTCCTCCAAATCCAAAGGCTTTGGTGGGCTCTCTTGCTGTTTAAGGAAGAAGGGCGACGAAGAAGACGACAGCGAAGAGACGTCGGAGTCCTCGGCCTCCTCCGAAACGGAAGCAGACGAGGAAGCACAGCAGAAGGGAGGCAAGGACGAGGGTGGCGGCAGAACACCAACCCAGCATAAGCAACAGGAAGCCACTCTTGTCACCGTCGACGGCGACACGGAGCTGGAGCTGGAGACTCTGCTCAAGGCCTCGGCCTACATACTCGGCGCCACCGGGTCCAGCATCGTCTACAAGGCGGTGCTTGCCGACGGCACCGCCCTGGCCGTCCGACGAATCGGCGAGAGCAGTGTCATCGACAAGCTGAAGGACTTCGATGCGCAGGTCCGCGGCATCGCCAGGTTCCGCCACCCCAACCTCCTCCGCTTGCGGGGATTCTACTGGGGCGCCGACGAGAAGCTCCTCATCCATGACTATGCCCCCAACGGCAGCATAGCCAACATCTCGTTTACCA AGAAGCTCGGCTCGTCGCCGTTTCATCTCAGCTGGGAATCGCGGCTCAGAATAGCGAGAGGAGTGGCGCGCGGGCTCGCATACCTCCACGAGAAGAAGGCCGTACATGGCAACATGAAACCAAGCAACATACTGTTGGACGCAGACATGGAGCCAAAGATCAGCGACTTCGGCCTCGATCGGCTCACGTCGGGGGGCGGCGGAGGCTACCGACTGGGCACGTCGTCCCGGCAATTCGGCAGCAACCGGTCGGTGCAGTCGCAGAGCAGCTTGCCGGACCTGTCGCCTCCGGCCGCAGGAGCCAGCCCGTGTGGGTCTTCCTCCGCTTTGGCAATCGCCTCCGCTGCTCCCTACCAGGCACCGGAGTCGCTGAAGAACCTGAAGCCCAGCGCCAAGTGGGACGTGTACGCCTTCGGGATGGTACTGTTGGAGCTGCTCGCAGGGAGGGTGTTGTCGGAGGTGGAGCTCGGCCAGTGGAACGCGGGGTTTGTGGCGGAGGAGAGGGGCAGGATGCTGAGAATGACCGACCCGGCGCTGAGGGGGGAGGTGGAGGGGAAGGAGGAGGCTATGCTGAGCTGCTTCAAGCTGGGGTTCGCTTGCTGTGCTGTGGCCCCTCAGAGGAGGCCGTCCATGAAGGACGCTGTTCAAGTGCTGGAGAAGataccatcttcttcttcctcatga
- the LOC135608394 gene encoding protein DCL homolog, chloroplastic-like, whose protein sequence is MASSAAALLLMRGAPLRARVLRATAAALPRRFASGLVSTDEPLSPPAAASAGEGAPATSGGPKGPVAPLYMQGVPWEEQPEHRRWKDKEEEILKDIEPIRILTKEILHSDRYGDGERLSAEDEKEVIEKLLAYHPHSEDKIGCGLDSIMVDRHPQFGNSRCLFVVRTDGGWIDFSYQKCLRAYVKRKYPSHAEKFIREHFKRS, encoded by the exons ATGGCTTCCTCCGCCGCCGCTCTCCTTCTCATGCGGGGCGCCCCGCTGCGCGCCCGAGTCCTGCGCGCGACCGCGGCGGCCCTGCCCCGGCGCTTCGCCTCGGGCCTCGTTTCGACCGACGAGCCCCTCTCGCCCCCGGCCGCTGCGTCCGCCGGTGAGGGTGCCCCGGCCACGTCTGGCGGCCCTAAAGGGCCAGTTGCGCCGCTGTATATGCAGGGGGTGCCGTGGGAGGAGCAGCCAGAGCACAGGCGATGGAAGGATAAGGAGGAGGAGATCCTTAAGGACATCGAGCCCATCAGGATCCTCACCAAGGAGATTCTTCACTCCGATAG ATACGGGGATGGGGAGCGTTTGAGCGCTGAAGATGAAAAGGAAGTCATAGAAAAACTTCTCGCTTATCATCCTCATTCAGAAGATAAGATTGGTTGTGGTCTTGATTCTATAATG GTCGATCGACATCCACAATTCGGAAACTCAAGATGCCTCTTTGTTGTACGAACTGATGGTGGCTGGATAGACTTTTCATACCAGAAGTGTCTTCGAGCATACGTCAAACGCAAGTATCCATCACACGCGGAAAAGTTCATTCGTGAGCATTTCAAACGTAGCTGA
- the LOC135608396 gene encoding F-box protein At1g47056-like, with product MGQSASTPSPASFSSSSSRRVKPLSSCSSAVAASAAKELAVMTNGDAASGSGAVCPSRDHTLDLPDECLALVFQSLGSGDRKRCSLVCRRWLVVEGQSRHRLALDARAALLEAAQTIFSRFDAVSKLALKCDRRADSIGDGAIALIAARCPNLTRLKLRACRTVTDAGMAAVADHCPSLRKLSVGSCTFGSKGIEAVVRGCALLEELSIKRLRGLPDATVIGNVVVKAASLRSVCLKELYNGQCFSRLIAGSSNLKTLKLIRCSGDWDRLLEDVANKVPGIIEIHLEKLQVSDRGLSALSSCANLEILHLVKTPECTDAGLSSVAERCHLLRKVHIDGWKTNRIGDEGLIVVAKQCPNLQELVLIGVNPTARSLGLIASNCRNLERLALCGSETFGDAEITCIASKCMALKKLCIKGCPVSDQGMEALVGGCPKLVKVKVKKCRGVTPGCADWLMTCRDGMLAVNLDITGPNEQQEASVGESRIIESNEQLVDQIGAVELLPSSSTSRPSPWKTRMGYYAGRNFVASALRRWSHGSSNSNHT from the coding sequence ATGGGCCAATCGGCATCCACCCCATCCCCCGcatccttttcctcctcctctaGCCGCCGCGTTAAGCCACTCTCATCCTGTTCTTCCGCGGTAGCGGCCTCTGCAGCTAAGGAGCTAGCGGTAATGACGAACGGAGACGCCGCGTCGGGGAGCGGTGCCGTTTGTCCGTCAAGGGACCATACCTTGGACCTCCCCGACGAGTGCCTGGCCCTCGTCTTCCAGTCTCTAGGCTCCGGCGACCGGAAGCGGTGCTCGCTGGTGTGCCGGAGGTGGCTCGTCGTCGAGGGTCAGAGCCGCCACCGGCTGGCACTCGACGCCCGGGCCGCCCTCCTGGAGGCCGCGCAGACCATCTTCTCCCGATTCGACGCCGTCTCCAAGCTCGCTCTCAAGTGCGACCGCCGCGCAGACAGCATCGGCGACGGGGCGATCGCGCTCATCGCCGCCCGGTGCCCCAACCTCACCCGCCTCAAGCTCCGCGCCTGCCGTACCGTCACCGATGCCGGGATGGCAGCCGTTGCCGATCACTGCCCAAGCCTCCGCAAGCTCTCCGTCGGGTCGTGTACGTTCGGCTCCAAGGGCATTGAGGCCGTCGTCCGGGGCTGCGCTCTGTTGGAGGAACTATCAATTAAGCGGCTCCGCGGCCTCCCCGACGCCACCGTCATCGGAAATGTCGTTGTCAAAGCCGCCTCACTCCGATCTGTCTGTCTGAAAGAGCTCTACAATGGTCAGTGCTTCTCGCGGCTCATCGCCGGATCCTCCAATCTCAAGACCCTAAAGCTCATCCGATGTTCCGGAGACTGGGACAGGCTACTCGAGGATGTTGCCAATAAGGTCCCTGGAATCATCGAGATCCACCTCGAGAAGCTCCAGGTCAGTGATCGTGGCCTTTCTGCGCTCTCCTCCTGTGCCAATCTCGAGATCCTTCACCTTGTAAAGACCCCGGAATGCACTGATGCGGGCCTCTCATCTGTTGCTGAACGTTGCCACCTCCTCCGCAAGGTCCACATCGACGGATGGAAGACCAATCGGATTGGTGATGAAGGTCTCATAGTCGTCGCTAAACAGTGCCCTAACCTTCAGGAATTGGTGCTTATTGGAGTTAATCCAACGGCTCGAAGCTTAGGGCTTATAGCGAGCAATTGCCGCAACTTGGAGCGCCTTGCCCTTTGTGGCAGCGAAACCTTTGGGGACGCCGAGATCACATGTATTGCCTCCAAGTGTATGGCTTTAAAGAAGCTCTGTATCAAAGGATGCCCGGTATCTGACCAGGGAATGGAAGCCCTCGTCGGGGGTTGCCCAAAGTTGGTGAAGGTGAAAGTGAAAAAGTGCCGGGGGGTGACGCCAGGATGTGCAGATTGGTTGATGACATGCAGGGATGGGATGCTGGCAGTCAACTTGGACATCACCGGACCGAACGAGCAACAGGAAGCGAGTGTTGGTGAGAGTAGGATTATTGAGAGTAATGAGCAATTGGTCGATCAGATTGGAGCTGTTGAACTTCTCCCGTCGAGCAGTACCTCTAGGCCGTCGCCATGGAAGACGCGGATGGGTTATTATGCTGGTAGGAACTTTGTCGCCTCTGCTCTCAGAAGATGGTCCCATGGAAGTAGCAACTCCAATCATACGTGA